The DNA window TTTCTTTTTTTAGGTTATAAGCCTTTGGTTGAGTTATTTCAATGTTGTTTTCACTTTTTAGGTAATCAATTGATCATAAGCCAATAGCTATAAGCAAAAACAAAAATAAAGCAGCTAGATACTCTCTTTTTTTCATCTTTTCAAGTTTATTTCTTTTCTTTACTACATTCTAGCATAAAAACATTATAAAAAAAAGGGGGGCTTTCGCCCCCCTAGATTTCTAAAAATATATTATATTTTTAGGTCGTCAATTGCATCAGTTACACGATCTACTTCTTGAGAAGCTTGTGGTCCTTGAGTTCCAGGGATTTTAATATTAACTCTTGCTTGGTTTTTAGCACCAACAATCTTTAATATTGTTCTGATAGATTGGATTGTGTTTCCTTTACGCCCTATCAAATGACCCATATCTGAAGGATCGACATCTACTGTTAAAAGGACACCTCTTTCATCGATTTGGCGGTCAATCTTGACAGCTTTTGTTTTTCCTACAATCGATTTTAAATTTGTTTCTAAAACGACTGTATCATTAAATTGTTCCATTGTATAACAATTATAATACTTTTTTTAATAAGACAACTCCCGACCTTTTAAGAATTATCTTATGCATATATTATATCATAAAAAAATTTTTGTCAAGTGTTTGTTTGTTAATTTCCAAATGAT is part of the Methanofastidiosum sp. genome and encodes:
- a CDS encoding KH domain-containing protein; its protein translation is MEQFNDTVVLETNLKSIVGKTKAVKIDRQIDERGVLLTVDVDPSDMGHLIGRKGNTIQSIRTILKIVGAKNQARVNIKIPGTQGPQASQEVDRVTDAIDDLKI